In Camelina sativa cultivar DH55 chromosome 17, Cs, whole genome shotgun sequence, the genomic stretch TAAGCTCTTTGCAACAGGATTAATCATACTAAGTTCAATGGATCAGCCATTCATTCATACTAAGTTCAATGGATCAGACTGTAGAgatccaaattaaaaaatcactGTCGGCCACAAAACTAAGATAAATTAATACAATCATTCGTCCATGAGTACAACAGGAAAGACaagtaattttatattataatcagCAAAATAGTAAATCACAATCATTAACCAATGAAGATCAAactagaaatagaaagaaaaatgcAATGATTAccataaaatcaacaaaatctccaaaactccaaaaaatgaaaaattactGAAACCAGATCTGGAAACTCACCTTGCCAGTAAATGAACCTGATCACAAATCCACACTACCTGATCTCAAAATAAAcagtaagaaaaataaaaagtattaaaatttttaggGATCTTCAAATCTCATTGTAGTCGAACTACTCCGTCAAATGTCGGACTCAAATTAGAGCACGTGGTTGGATCTCATGTCTGAATCCGACACAAACTAAGAGGAAGACAACATTACCGTGACTGAATCTGTTGAAGATATTCCAATTGCAAATCTCTTTTAAGAGTCTAGAGCAGTGAGGAGGCTCTTCGGTGGTGTGTTAGTTTCAGAGTGACCACGACGACAgagaaatttagttttatttatgattttttaaaactgCAAAACGCATCTCCATAATTTAAATCTAGCACCGGTCTTTTACAGCCGTTAGATCTTTGCTTtttgcataaacaaaacaaaaaaactccaTTTTTTTCATACACAGacccaaaaatacaaaaaaaaaaaagtaaaaatcaaaactttgtgGGAAAAAATTGCCAGCAATGAAGTAACAAACACAATTGGGAAATGATGATTGACAGATAAGCAATTTAAGAAGGTGAGAAAGTTAGGGGTTGGGTAGTCCCCAGGTTGCAGCTTACTTTGGGAACAAGTGTATTAACTCAGCTGCGTGACTGTGAAGCATCTTCTTCGGATCATTTTACATTcttacccttcttcttcttcttcttcttcttcttcaacctgcGCTAGAGTGAGTGGCGCGTGGTCATACATTCATTAGCCGTTGGTTCATGCGGCAAACTCTCGTGTGTGTGGGCCTGTGGGGGTTCGTAAAGGGAACGACTTTTATTATCGTGCTCTGTTCCTGAACGTTTTCAAGACTGGAGCGAGCGCAAACGAATCCGCCTAAAAATCAAAAGCCATAAGTTTAGAGACTAATGGGTTCACTATTCAGCTCGGCAAccagagagagtttttttttaacccaatGCTATAAGATTTGCACCATACATCAGACTGACAATGTTCATAACTTGGTGACAAACTCTCAAAGAGAACGAACAAAATTATGCTTTTAGTTAAAGGATGAACTGAAACTAGAAAATACAAAAGGCACTGgagaacaataaaaaagaaaagtgaaaacaggGTTGCATCAAACGCCATCTAAACTGAGCACTCCATGAACTGTGGAACTCTAGTTTCGTGAAGcttcaagtttcaatttttctacCACATTAGCCACAAAACAGCACAGTTTTGATTCTGAAGCTAAACCATCTGCTACTCTTGCAATAGACTTTAGCTCTTCATGCAAATCCGAGTGTAGAACCAGAGTGGAGAAGTTCTCATCGATAATAAGCCCCAAACATTTGGTTATGTCTTCGAGTTCAGGAACCCAGTTGCATAGTTTCAAACCGAGCTTGGAGGCGGCTTTAGGGCATGGACCAGCTTGAGGGAACATCTCATACTTCTTCATCCATTTAGAGAGGTATCGAATAAAGCTCCTCATCTCATTGCCATTCAACTTACTAACTGCAGATGCAAACATGACTTCATCAACATTCCGCGAAGCTAACAAGTAATGAAGGCAAAGCTCAGAGGTTGAAAACCCGTCGTGAGCAACCATCAGCAAGATCGAAGCCTCTTCAGCAACTTTAGACTTCTTTGACAGCTCTGTGTTGCTCACCTTTTCAATCGCCAACATAGCCTCACTGTCCCATTCTTCTCTTACCTTAACCATGTTGCTAATTGCTTCCTTTGATGGGCATAAAAAATACTTCAAGATGGAAAGCAGCTCAGTTGCCCCAAGATCTGAAGCTTGTTTGATCACAACACAAAGCAAATCTGACCTTTGCTTCTCAACAAGATTGCTAACTAAATAAGAGTATGAAGAATGATCAACCAAGGAGTTTGAAATCAAGATTTCCACTAGCTCCCACATCTCTAAACGAATacaatctttcaaaattaaaccagaTACATCTCTACCCATCAGAAACCCATTCTTCTCCACCAGTTCCTGTAGACCAGCTTGATCACCCAAGACTAACCCGGCTGCATTTGTACCCATCAAAAGCTCAGTATTCCTTTTCAACTCCTCTAACTCATCAGGCTTAGCCTCTAAAATCCCAACTTTCTCACCAATATTCTCAAGAAACTGCTTCAACATTCTCACAAACTCATCTTTGACAAACCCATTCGTATCCTTAAGCTTCCTTTTCAGCTTAGATGAAAACTTCTTACCTAAATCAATGACTTCAACATCGCTTCCGGAGATTCCCCACCCGGATATTGGATTGATAAGGGTAccaggattagggttttctagCTTCGGTTTCAGATTTGCGAAGATACCATCGTGGCTAAGAGGGATTGGATAATCTGACTGCGACTCGACTCTGTCCTGTTTCGCTACGGTGTTGGAGATAGCTTCAAGCAGCGTCATTGCGAAcccaacaaaagaaagaatcaaactttatCCCAAAATCTGAAAGAATAAAGAGAACCCATTAACGCAAAACCATAAATCCATTCGTATATGACGCAACAAAGACTctaaacaaatctaataaagCAAAATCAGCAGAGTTCTATGGAGATTACTCCTAAACAACAATCGTTTAAGAGGTCTAGAGCTATCAAAACTTTACCTTGAGGATGGAATTATAAGGATGAGTGTTCGTTTCACTCGAATCGCCCACTCTCGTTCTGTGAGGTTGAAGAGGAGAGACAGGTAAAAGATGAAAAGCCCCAAAGAAGGCGATAgcaaattagggtttagggtttttgtaaTTGGTACAATAATACTTTCTGCATTCCTGTGATTCCAAATATACCCCTGTCTTCCCTTACTTATTACATTTAGCCCCGATGTCTTCGAAAGTCGccgatttttatgttttttcctAATTGTAGAAAATGctaatgataataattttttagagGAAGTTCAAAACGAAATAGTTAAGTGTTAAAGACATGAATTAGCTTTCAAAAACTGGGTCAACAAGTTGACTAATTATTGTAAAATGTCAATGGTATATACATAACTCTACGCAACCAAGGAAAAGTCCTTAGATCGTGGTCGATTTAAAATATCTACTTGTTATTATCAATCACATGTCCACGAAAATATTCctcatgtttatttttattttttttcttgtcaagaACATGtattttactaaatttaaatGTGAGTGATGATGCTATATGTAACAATACCATAAGCTATATAGACCGTAGTCGTTATGCGTTTGGAATCTCACATGCAAAAATgaaacataaactatataaacacacgtttgtccaaaaaacaaaaaaaaaaaactatataaacacacaaaaagaaatac encodes the following:
- the LOC104756229 gene encoding uncharacterized protein LOC104756229; this encodes MTLLEAISNTVAKQDRVESQSDYPIPLSHDGIFANLKPKLENPNPGTLINPISGWGISGSDVEVIDLGKKFSSKLKRKLKDTNGFVKDEFVRMLKQFLENIGEKVGILEAKPDELEELKRNTELLMGTNAAGLVLGDQAGLQELVEKNGFLMGRDVSGLILKDCIRLEMWELVEILISNSLVDHSSYSYLVSNLVEKQRSDLLCVVIKQASDLGATELLSILKYFLCPSKEAISNMVKVREEWDSEAMLAIEKVSNTELSKKSKVAEEASILLMVAHDGFSTSELCLHYLLASRNVDEVMFASAVSKLNGNEMRSFIRYLSKWMKKYEMFPQAGPCPKAASKLGLKLCNWVPELEDITKCLGLIIDENFSTLVLHSDLHEELKSIARVADGLASESKLCCFVANVVEKLKLEASRN